The Plantactinospora sp. KBS50 sequence CCCTACCGCGGCTTCTACGGCTTCTACCACCCCTGGATGTCCGACCGGCGGATCGGCCAGGAGTTGCAGCGGGTCTCGCGCAGCCTCGGCGACGGCGAACTGCCGGCCGAGCTGGTGCAGATGTCCACCCGGGTGCTGCGGGCGGACGTGCGGATGTGCCTGGGCTACCTGCCGCCGGTCCACCCGGTCGACGTGCCGATCACCGCGATCGGCTGGGAGGGCGACCTGGACGTGGACAAGGACGACCTCGCGGAGTGGGGCGAGTACGGCGAGACCACCGCCCACATGCTGCCCGGCGACCCGATCACGTTCCTGGCCGCGCCGTCCGGCCTGCGGACCATCATCGAGGACGACTTCGAGTTCTGAACCGATCAGGAGGGACTCCCTTGACCGATTCCGCGCCCCACCCGGCGACCGTTCCGGAGCTGCTGGCCCGGACCGTCCGCGCGTACCCGGAGCAACCCGCGGTGTCCGACGAGCGGACCCGGCTGACCTACGCGGAGCTGGCCGAGCGGGTCGACGCGGTCGCCGCCGAGCTGCTGCGCCACGGGGTGCGGGCGCAGGACCGGGTGGGCGTCCATCACGGCCGCGGCGTCGGCGCGGTGGTCACGGTGCTGGGTGTGCTGCAGGCCGGTGCGGCGTACGTGCCGATCGACACCAGCTACCCGAGGCGCCGGCGGGACCAGATGGTCGAGGCGGGTCTGCTCCGGCTGCTGGTCACCGAGCCGAGCCGGCAGGCGCGGTTGGCGCACCTTCCGGTGCCGACGATCGCGTTGGACTGGGCGGAACTGGCCGCCGCCGCGAGCCCACCGCCGGAGCCGGTCCGGCCGGCCGACGCCGCCTGCGTGCTGTTCACCTCCGGCTCCACAGGCGAGCCGAAGGGCGTGGTGCTCGAACACCGGCAGATGGCCGCGTTCGCGCTCGACGCCGGGATCCCGGCGCTGGGTCCCGGCGACCGGACGGCCCAGGCGTCCAGCCTGTCGTTCGACACCTTCACGTTCGAGCTGTTGCGCACGGTGGCCGGCGGCGCGCAGCTCGTGGTGCTGCCGTCCATCGCCGACCTGATCGGCGCCGACCTCATGCGCCAGCTGCGGCGCAGCCGGATCACCGCGATGCTGGCGCCGGCGATCGCGCTCAACCACCTGGCCCGGCACGACCGGGAGGCGTTCGCCTCGCTGCGGGTGCTCTGCTCCGGCGGCGACGTGCTGCTCGGCGAGACGTGCCGGGAGCTGCGCGCCGGCGGGTTCACCGGCGAACTGCGCAACCTGTACGGCCCGACCGAGGCGACCGTGGCCTGCTCCGGCCACGAGATCGGCGACCTGCCCGCCGAGTGCACCCGCGTGCCGATCGGCCGGCCGCTGGCCGGCGCCCGGCTGTACGTGCTCGACGGGCGGCTCGCCCCGGTGCCGGCCGGCGAGCCGGGCGAGCTGTACGTGGGCGGCGCCGGAGTCGGCCGCGGCTACCTGAACCAGCCGGCGCACACCGCGCACCGGTTCGTGGCCGACCCGTTCGCCGCCGACGGCAGCCGGATGTACGCCACCGGCGACCGGGTGCGCACCGACCCGGACGGCGCGCTGGAGTACCTGGGTCGCGCCGACAACCAGGTCAAGATCTCCGGTCACCGGGTCGAGCCGGCCGAGGTGGAACGGGCGCTCTACGAGCATCCGGACACCGGTGAGGTGGCCGTGACCGCGGTGGGCGAGGCCGGCGAGCTGCGGCTGGTCGCCTTCGTCATCCCGGCGACCGAGGGGCTGGCCCCGGCGAAGCTGCGGGCGTTCCTGGCCGAGCGGCTGCCCGAGCCGTACGTGCCGGCGGAGTTCATCGTGCTGGAGGCGATGCCGCTGGACGCGCACGGCAAGCGCGACTGGGCGCAGTTGCGCGAGATGGCCGCCGAGCGGGCCGACCGGCGGCGGCAGTTCGAGCCGCCGCGCACCGAGACCGAGCGCTATCTCGTGCAGCTCTTCGAGGAGCTGCTGCGGGTCGAGGGGATCGGCGTGCACGACGACTTCTTCGGGCTGGGCGGCCATTCGCTGCTGGCGGCGCGCAGCCGGATCCGGATCCAGCGCGACCTGAACGCCAGCCTGCCGCCGCAGGCCGTCTTCGAGAACAGCGTCGTGGCCGACCTGGCCGGCGTGATCGACCGCAGCCGGCCGGAGGGCAGCTGATGTCGTCGGTCGCGCAGTGGTTCCCGTACCGTCGCGAGGGCGGCGGGGTCGAGCTTTTCGCCTTCCCGCACGCCGGGGCGGCCTCCACGGTCTTCAACGGCCTGCGCGAGACGCTGCGGCACTCCGGCATCGCGCTGTCCGCCGCGGTGCTGCCGGGGCACGGGCGGCGGCTGCGGGAGCGGCCGCACCGGACGATGCCGTCGCTGCTGGCCGACTTCTCGGCGGCGGCCGGCCGGGACGGCCACGCGGCGTTCAGCGGCGACTACGTGCTGCTCGGGCACTGCTCGGGCGCGCTGGTCGCGTACGAGATCGCGAAGCTGCTGGTGCGGGCGCCGTGCCGCAACCCCCGGCTGCTGGTGGTCTGTAGCTGCCTGCCGCCGCGGGCGGTCTTCGACACCGGCATGGGCCGGCTGCCGACCCGCGAGCTGCTGGCGCAGACGGCCGAGATGGGCGGCACCGACGAGGGGCTGCTGGACGACCCGGACTTCATCGAGATGATCGAGCGGCCGTTGCGGGCGGACTGGGAGATGTACGACGGCTACGCCTACCGGCCCGCCCCGCCGCTCCCGCTGCCGATCCTGGCCATCCGGGGCGCCGAGGACACCAACGTGGACGGTCCGGACCTGCGGCTGTGGCAGGAGCAGAGCACCGAGCCGCTGCTGACGGCGCAGCTCGACTCGGGGCACTGGGCGCTGGAGGCGGAGGGTTCGGCGGTGATCGCCGGGGAGATCTCGGCGGCCCTCGCCGCGCTGGCCCGCTGATCAGGCCGTCTGCGGCACCAGACCCTCGGCCACCTCCGCCAGGTGGCCGAGGAAGCCCGCCACCAGGTCGTCCGCGGTCGCGTCGTCGAGCGCGTCGGCCCGGTAGCGCAGCACGCCGTGCGGCACCCCGTCCAGCTCCGCCATCACCAGCTCGACCGGCAGCGCACTCGGTTCGGCCGGCAGCGGGAAGCTCTCGACGCGCAGCGGCCCGAGGGTGCGCCGTACCCCGGCGGGGCCGACGGCGGCCAGCGTGGCGAGGTCGTCGCCGTGCCGGGGTGACCGGTTGAAGGTGAACAGCACGTCGTACAGCGGCGTGTGCGGGGCCAGCTTGCGGCGGGCGGCCAGCATCGCCATCGGGTAGTCCTGGTGCTCCAGCGCGCCGATGACGCCGTCCCGGGTCCGGGCCAGCAGCGCCGGGAAGGGCTCGCCGTCCGCGCAGTGGCTGCGCACGATGACCGGCCGGGTGAAGCAGCCGACGACGTCGGCGAACTCCGGCCGGGTACGCCCGGCCACCCCGATGCCGACAACCAGGTCGGGCTGGCCGGTGACCCGGTGCAGCACGGCCTGGAACGAGGCCAGCAGCAGCACGTAGAGGGTGACCCGGTCGGCGCAGGCGCGGTCGCGCAGTTGGGCGGCCAGCGGGGCCGGCACCGCGAAGCGCCGCGCCCCCCGGCCGCCGCCGGCCCGCGCCGGCGGCAGCGCCAGCCGGGGCACCGCGCCGGCCAGTTGGCCGTCCCAGTACCGGGTCAGCCGCTGCACGGCCGCCGGATCCTCCAGCAGCGAGCGCTGCCACCGCGCGGCGTCCGCGTAGCTGGCGGCCGGCGGGTCGAGCGGGACGTCGCCACCGCTGGTGTACGCCTGGTAGAGCGCGCCGAGTTCCCGGGCCAGGACGGTCAGCGACCAGAAGTCGGTCACCATGTGGTCCATGCTCAGCAGCAGGACGTCGCCGGTGGGCCGGCGGTAGCGGTCGACCCGCAGCAGCGGCCCGGAGGCCAGGTCGAAGGGGGTACGCGCGACGCGGGTCAGCACGGTCCGCAGGGTGCCCTCGTCGAGCCGCCCGGCGTCGTGTTCCCGGTAGCCGGCCGACCCGCTCGGCGCGACCACCTGGACCGGTTCGCCGTTGCGGACCTGGAACGTGGTGCGCAGCGCCGCGTGCCGGGCCACCAGGGTGTCCAGGGCGCGGTGCAGCGCGGCGCCGTCGAGCGGGTCGAGTACGCGCAGCGCCACCGCGATGGTGAAGGCGGTGCTGTCCGGCTCGATCTGGTGCAGGAACCAGGTCCACCGTTGCCCGGCCGACATGGGCGCGACCTCGACCGCCTCACCGGCCGGTACGCCGGTCCGCGCCGGGTCCGCGGCCGGGTCGCCGGTCCGCGCCGGGTCCGCGGCCGGGTCGGCCTCACCGCTCTGCGCGGCCTCGGCGGCCGGGTCGGTGGTCCGCGCGGTCGTGCCGGCGGCGGTCACCGTCGGGCCGGCCGCGCCGAGCTGCTCGGCGAGCCGGCCGGCGACCTCGGCCAGCCCGGCACCGGACAGCAGCGCCGGTAGCGGCAGGCTGACCCCCAGCTCGCTGTCCACCCGGTGCTTGAGCTGGACGACGGCCAGCGAGTCGAGCCCGACGGCCAGCAACGGCTGGTTCCGGTCGGCGGGCGCGGCGCCGGTCACCTCGGCGAGCCGGCCGCGCAGGTAGCGTTCCAGCAGCTCGGGCCGCTGCTCGGGCGGGGCGGCCAGGACCTGCGCCGCCGGCACGGCCGCCCCGGCCGGGCCGTCGCCACCGTCGGCGGTGCCGGTGCCGGCGGTGCCGGCGGGTGGGGCCGGCGTCTCGTCCCGCCCGACCTCGGGAAGGTCGCCGGAGCGCAGCCGCGAGCGGCACAGCCGGCGCTGCACCTTGCCGCTGGAGGTCTTCGGCATGCCGCCGGCCCGCACCAGCACGACGGCGCGCACGTCGAGGCCGTGCTGCCGGGCCACCGCCTGCCGGATCCGGGTCGCCAGGTCGGCGACGTCGACCCCCTCCGACCCGCGCCGGATCTCGTGCACCAGCACCGGCCGGTCGTCCTCGTCGCCGAGCAGGAAGGCGGCGGTGCAGCCGGGCCGCAGCACCGGGTCCACCTGCTCCGCGGTGCGTTCGATGTCCTGCGGGTAGTGGTTCTGGCCGCGGACGATGATCAGGTCCTTGAGCCGGCCGGTGACCACGAGCTGCCCGTCGTGCAGGAAGCCGAGGTCGCCGGTGCGCAGGAAGGGCGGGCCGTCCGTGCCGGCGAGTCGGGCCCGGAAGGTCCGCTCGGTCTCCTCCGGCCGGCGCCAGTAGCCGCCGGCCACGCTCGCGCCGGACACCCAGATCTCGCCCACCCGGCCCGGCGGGCAGCCGGTCGCGGTGGCCGGGTCGACGATCTCGATCCGCAGCCCCGGCGCCGACGGTCCGCAACTGGTGAGCCGGGCCGCCGGACCGGCGCCGGGCGCCGCGGCGTCGTGCCGTTCGAGTGCCGTGCGGTCGACCGTGACGGTCGGCGGGGCACCGGTGGTGGTCGCCGGCGCCGACCGGCCGCCGTGCCCGGAGACGATCAGGGTGGCCTCGGCCAGGCCGTAGCAGGGCAGGAACGCGTCGGGGTGGAAGCCCGCGGGCTCGAACGTGGCGGCGAACCGTTCGAGCGTCTCGGGCCGGATCGGCTCGGCGCCGTTGAACGCGACCCGCCAGGACCGCAGGTCCAGCCGCGCGGCCTCCTGCGGGTCGCACTTGCGGGCGCACAGGTCGTAGGCGAAGTTGGGGCCGCCGCTGACCGTCGCGCCGGACCGGTCGATGGCCCGCAGCCAGCGCATCGGGTCGGCGAGGAAGTCCAGCGGCGACATCAGGGTGATCGGGAAGCCGCCGTACAGCGGCTGGAGCAGGCCACCGATCAGGCCCATGTCGTGATACGGCGGCAGCCAGACCATGCCGCGGCTCTCCGGCGTGGTGCCGAACAGCCGCTGGATGAGGTCCGAGTTGTGCAGCAGGTTGTGGTGCGACAGCCGCACGCCGCGCGGGTCGGCGGTCGACCCCGAGGTGTACTGGAGGATCGCGGTGGCGTCCGCGGCCACGGGCACCGGCGTACCGGTCTCGGCGTCGCCGGCCTCGGCCGTGTCGGCGGCGACCCAGCGCAGCGCGCCCAGTTCGGGCGCCAGCCCGGTGACCTGGTCGAGGAAGCCGAGCAGCGGGGAGGTGGTCACCGCCACCTCCGGTTCGGCGTCGCGCACGATGGCCAGCAACCGGGGCAGGCTGGTGGTGAGCCTGACCGGGTCGGGCGGATACACCGGCACGGCCACCACACCGGCGTACAGGCAGCCGAAGAGGGCCGTGAGGTAGTCCAGTCCGGGCGGCAGCACCAGCAACGCCCGGCTGCCCGGCCGGGCGCCGGCGGCCCGCAGGCTCGCGGCCACGGCCCGCGCCCGCAGGTCGGTCCCGGCGTACGTGAGCGGCTGCTCCTCGCCCTCGCCGTCGAGCAGGAAGGTGTAGCCGATCCGGTCGGGCTGGTCGGCCGCCCGGCGGTGCAGCAGTCCGGAGACGGTCATGCCGGTCCCGGACAGGTCGGTGCAGGTGTGTTCCCGGCCGGCCACGTCGATCCTCCCTGCTGGGACGCGGCCCGGTGCCGCGCCGCCGTCAACGGTGACTCAGGACAGCCGCCGGCCGGCGGCCAGCAACGTCGTGATGGTCACCCGGTCGAGCTTGCCCGCGCTGGTGCGCGGCAGTGCGGTCGCGACCTCGATCTTCTGCGGGATCATCGCGGCGGTCAGCCGCTCCGCCAGCCACCGGCGCAGTTCCCGGACGGTGACGGCGGTCCGCGCGACGACCGCGGCGTGCAGGTGGGCCGCCTCGGGATCGTCGCCGGCGACCAGCACCACGATCGCCTCGGCCACCGCCGGGTGCGCCTCCAGGGTGGACTCGACCTCGCCGAGTTCGACCCGGTGTCCGCGTACCTTGACCTGGGTGTCCAGCCGGCCCACGAAGGTCAGCGTCCCGTCGTCGCCGCGCCGCGCCCGGTCCCCGGTCCGGTAGCTGCGGCCCGGCGGCGTGTGGTCGAAGCGGGCGTCGTCGGCCGGCGTACCGCCGAGGTAGCCGTCGGCGATGCCGGCGCCGCCGATCCGGATCTCGCCCTCGGCGCCGACGCCGGCCACCACCTCGCCGGCCGTGTCGACCAGGTCCATCGTGGTGCCGGGAAGCTCGGTGCCCAGCGAGATCGGCCGGCCGGGCTCGACCTGCCAGGCCGAGGCCCAGACGGTGGTCTCGGTCGGTCCGTACAGGTTCCACAGCGCGCCGCACCGGCCGTGCAGGACGGTGGCCAGTTCCGGGGTCATCGCCTCGCCGCCGCACCAGACGGCCAGTTCGGCGCTGCCCGACCAGCCGGAGGCCAGCATCAGCCGCCAGAACGAGGGCGTCGCCTGGACCACGTCCGGCCGGTGGTCCCGGACGGCCCGGTCGAAGACCTCGGCGTTCCGCCGGGCCGCCAGGTCGACGGTCACCACCGGTCCGCCCACCACCAGCGGCAGGAAGACCTCGACCATCGACATGTCGAACGACAGCGGGCTGAGTGCCAGGAACGAGCCGCCGCTGCGCAGGCCGGGCAGCTCCCGCAGCCCTTCGAGGCGTTCGACGTGCGCGCGTTTGGGAACGTGGACGCCCTTCGGCCGGCCCGTCGTGCCGGAGGTGTAGATGACGTAGCCGGGGTCGGTGAGCGGCCACGACGGGCGGCCGGGGGTCAGCGGGTACGGCTCCAGCCGCAGCGGCCCGGTCTCGCGCAGCACCACCCGGGCGGCCGAGCTGTCCAGCACCCACTGCTGGCGGGTCCGGGGCGCGGCGGTGTCCAGCGGCAGGAACGCGACGCCGAGCCGGTCGGCCGCCAGCGCCGCCACCAGCCCGAGCACCGGGGTGCGGATGTCGAGCGCGACCACGTCGCCGGCCACCACGAAGGGTTTGACCGCGTCGACGACCGCGCCGACCCGGTCGGCCAGCTCGGTGTAGCTGAGGGTGGTCTCGCCGACGGCCGCCGGCGCCGCGCCGTCGGCGGCCAGTTGGCGGGCGAGGTGGGCCGAGAGGTCGCGCATCTCAGTCCTCTGCCTCGATCTCCGACAGCAGCGCCTCGAGCGCGGCGCTGTCCGACTGTTCGGTCTGCTTCCACAGGATCAGCCGGGCCACGCCCTCCACGGTGGGCGAGCCGAACACCTCGCGCAGCGGCAGCTCGACCCCGAAGGTGTCCCGGACCCGGGCGGTCATCTGGGTCGCCAGCAGCGAGAACCCGTTCAGTTCGAAGAACGAGTCGTGCACGCCGATCCGGTCCAGACCCAGCAGTTCCTCGAAGATCTCGGTGAGCTGGCGTTCCACAGGGGTGCGCGGTGCCACGTAGACGTTCGCCGCCAGGTCGTCCTCGTCCGGTTCGGGCAGCGCCGCGAGGTCGTAGTCGCCGAGCGGGGTGCGCGGCAGGCCGTCCAGGACGAAGGCGTGGATCGGGATGAGCGGGTCCGGGAGGCGGGGCACCAGGTACTGCCGCAGCGCGGCCGGGTCCTGGTCGGGGTCGCCGCCGGCCAGGTACGCCACGAGCCGCGGGTTGCCGTCCGAGTCGGGGTGTTCGGTGAGGATCACGTCGGTCACGTGCGGCAGGTCCCGCAGCGCGTGCTGGGTCTGGACGGGGTCGTCCGCCGGGTTGGCGCCGAGGTGGCCGAGGTATTCCAGGGTGCCGTCGGTCCAGCGCCGGGCCAGGTGACCGGTACGGCGGCTGCCGAACCGGAGTTCGACCACCTCGCCGACGGTGTTGGGCTGGTCGGCGGGCCGGCCGGGCAGTTCGTGGCCGAGCGGGACGCGCAGCGCCGCGGTGGCCGGGTCGTGGTCCTCCGGCACCTGGTAGGTGGTCAGCGGCCGGCCGCGGTGGTCGGTG is a genomic window containing:
- a CDS encoding thioesterase II family protein gives rise to the protein MLPPLTKWLLREPATDDGPLLLCFPYGGAGASSLRRWPARFGGIEVAPVQPPGRENRVLEEPYTDFDAFARDAVEAITPHLDRPYAVIGHCMGALLAHAFVARAGAVGAPAPQRLFVSASLVPYRGFYGFYHPWMSDRRIGQELQRVSRSLGDGELPAELVQMSTRVLRADVRMCLGYLPPVHPVDVPITAIGWEGDLDVDKDDLAEWGEYGETTAHMLPGDPITFLAAPSGLRTIIEDDFEF
- a CDS encoding non-ribosomal peptide synthetase, whose product is MTDSAPHPATVPELLARTVRAYPEQPAVSDERTRLTYAELAERVDAVAAELLRHGVRAQDRVGVHHGRGVGAVVTVLGVLQAGAAYVPIDTSYPRRRRDQMVEAGLLRLLVTEPSRQARLAHLPVPTIALDWAELAAAASPPPEPVRPADAACVLFTSGSTGEPKGVVLEHRQMAAFALDAGIPALGPGDRTAQASSLSFDTFTFELLRTVAGGAQLVVLPSIADLIGADLMRQLRRSRITAMLAPAIALNHLARHDREAFASLRVLCSGGDVLLGETCRELRAGGFTGELRNLYGPTEATVACSGHEIGDLPAECTRVPIGRPLAGARLYVLDGRLAPVPAGEPGELYVGGAGVGRGYLNQPAHTAHRFVADPFAADGSRMYATGDRVRTDPDGALEYLGRADNQVKISGHRVEPAEVERALYEHPDTGEVAVTAVGEAGELRLVAFVIPATEGLAPAKLRAFLAERLPEPYVPAEFIVLEAMPLDAHGKRDWAQLREMAAERADRRRQFEPPRTETERYLVQLFEELLRVEGIGVHDDFFGLGGHSLLAARSRIRIQRDLNASLPPQAVFENSVVADLAGVIDRSRPEGS
- a CDS encoding thioesterase II family protein translates to MSSVAQWFPYRREGGGVELFAFPHAGAASTVFNGLRETLRHSGIALSAAVLPGHGRRLRERPHRTMPSLLADFSAAAGRDGHAAFSGDYVLLGHCSGALVAYEIAKLLVRAPCRNPRLLVVCSCLPPRAVFDTGMGRLPTRELLAQTAEMGGTDEGLLDDPDFIEMIERPLRADWEMYDGYAYRPAPPLPLPILAIRGAEDTNVDGPDLRLWQEQSTEPLLTAQLDSGHWALEAEGSAVIAGEISAALAALAR
- a CDS encoding AMP-binding protein, whose amino-acid sequence is MAGREHTCTDLSGTGMTVSGLLHRRAADQPDRIGYTFLLDGEGEEQPLTYAGTDLRARAVAASLRAAGARPGSRALLVLPPGLDYLTALFGCLYAGVVAVPVYPPDPVRLTTSLPRLLAIVRDAEPEVAVTTSPLLGFLDQVTGLAPELGALRWVAADTAEAGDAETGTPVPVAADATAILQYTSGSTADPRGVRLSHHNLLHNSDLIQRLFGTTPESRGMVWLPPYHDMGLIGGLLQPLYGGFPITLMSPLDFLADPMRWLRAIDRSGATVSGGPNFAYDLCARKCDPQEAARLDLRSWRVAFNGAEPIRPETLERFAATFEPAGFHPDAFLPCYGLAEATLIVSGHGGRSAPATTTGAPPTVTVDRTALERHDAAAPGAGPAARLTSCGPSAPGLRIEIVDPATATGCPPGRVGEIWVSGASVAGGYWRRPEETERTFRARLAGTDGPPFLRTGDLGFLHDGQLVVTGRLKDLIIVRGQNHYPQDIERTAEQVDPVLRPGCTAAFLLGDEDDRPVLVHEIRRGSEGVDVADLATRIRQAVARQHGLDVRAVVLVRAGGMPKTSSGKVQRRLCRSRLRSGDLPEVGRDETPAPPAGTAGTGTADGGDGPAGAAVPAAQVLAAPPEQRPELLERYLRGRLAEVTGAAPADRNQPLLAVGLDSLAVVQLKHRVDSELGVSLPLPALLSGAGLAEVAGRLAEQLGAAGPTVTAAGTTARTTDPAAEAAQSGEADPAADPARTGDPAADPARTGVPAGEAVEVAPMSAGQRWTWFLHQIEPDSTAFTIAVALRVLDPLDGAALHRALDTLVARHAALRTTFQVRNGEPVQVVAPSGSAGYREHDAGRLDEGTLRTVLTRVARTPFDLASGPLLRVDRYRRPTGDVLLLSMDHMVTDFWSLTVLARELGALYQAYTSGGDVPLDPPAASYADAARWQRSLLEDPAAVQRLTRYWDGQLAGAVPRLALPPARAGGGRGARRFAVPAPLAAQLRDRACADRVTLYVLLLASFQAVLHRVTGQPDLVVGIGVAGRTRPEFADVVGCFTRPVIVRSHCADGEPFPALLARTRDGVIGALEHQDYPMAMLAARRKLAPHTPLYDVLFTFNRSPRHGDDLATLAAVGPAGVRRTLGPLRVESFPLPAEPSALPVELVMAELDGVPHGVLRYRADALDDATADDLVAGFLGHLAEVAEGLVPQTA
- a CDS encoding AMP-binding protein, with the protein product MRDLSAHLARQLAADGAAPAAVGETTLSYTELADRVGAVVDAVKPFVVAGDVVALDIRTPVLGLVAALAADRLGVAFLPLDTAAPRTRQQWVLDSSAARVVLRETGPLRLEPYPLTPGRPSWPLTDPGYVIYTSGTTGRPKGVHVPKRAHVERLEGLRELPGLRSGGSFLALSPLSFDMSMVEVFLPLVVGGPVVTVDLAARRNAEVFDRAVRDHRPDVVQATPSFWRLMLASGWSGSAELAVWCGGEAMTPELATVLHGRCGALWNLYGPTETTVWASAWQVEPGRPISLGTELPGTTMDLVDTAGEVVAGVGAEGEIRIGGAGIADGYLGGTPADDARFDHTPPGRSYRTGDRARRGDDGTLTFVGRLDTQVKVRGHRVELGEVESTLEAHPAVAEAIVVLVAGDDPEAAHLHAAVVARTAVTVRELRRWLAERLTAAMIPQKIEVATALPRTSAGKLDRVTITTLLAAGRRLS
- a CDS encoding phosphopantetheine-binding protein, with translation MATILACLRTGTTYSVIDGDSTLPARYLGTTDVIDVADQPAEPEVSTTAGTPAGDGIGEHAWALHRIGLTAADRVAVLTHHAGHLVSAIANTVAAGATLQFAPPFPGTDIGAWLRDSAATVAFLSPPQLRALDTSLPDLRYAVLDHHGELTAHDVRALRRYAPGCRVLAGYGTDHRGRPLTTYQVPEDHDPATAALRVPLGHELPGRPADQPNTVGEVVELRFGSRRTGHLARRWTDGTLEYLGHLGANPADDPVQTQHALRDLPHVTDVILTEHPDSDGNPRLVAYLAGGDPDQDPAALRQYLVPRLPDPLIPIHAFVLDGLPRTPLGDYDLAALPEPDEDDLAANVYVAPRTPVERQLTEIFEELLGLDRIGVHDSFFELNGFSLLATQMTARVRDTFGVELPLREVFGSPTVEGVARLILWKQTEQSDSAALEALLSEIEAED